The following coding sequences are from one Cygnus atratus isolate AKBS03 ecotype Queensland, Australia chromosome 15, CAtr_DNAZoo_HiC_assembly, whole genome shotgun sequence window:
- the RMI2 gene encoding recQ-mediated genome instability protein 2 — protein sequence MAGEAAGPPVKVLAAQLRGAVRGAGGTWTLGRAEAGRGPLRLQAAWMQGTVLEVARGGAAGCSARLRDVSGAFTVLGVEAVPQGRPCLSAGKYVMVVGVVRSCNPEPVLRAIKMTDLSENPVHENMWSLEVEDLHRVIP from the exons ATGGCCGGGgaggccgcggggccgccggtGAAGGTGCTGGCGGCCCAGCTGCGGGGCGCCGTGCGGGGCGCCGGCGGGACGTGGACGCTGGGCCGGGCGGaggcgggccgggggccgctGCGCCTGCAGGCGGCGTGGATGCAGGGCACCGTGCTGGAGGTGGCGCGGGGCGGCGCCGCCGGCTGCTCGGCCCGACTGAGGGACGTCAGCGGCGCCTTCACCGTGCTGGGGGTGGAGGCGGTGCCCCAGGGGCGGCCGTGCCTCAGCGCAG GGAAGTACGTGATGGTGGTGGGCGTGGTGCGGTCCTGCAACCCCGAGCCTGTGCTGCGAGCAATAAAGATGACGGATCTTTCGGAAAATCCGGTGCATGAGAATATGTGGAGCCTCGAAGTGGAGGATTTGCACAGAGTCATCCCCTAG